The window ccgagagactgaaaaacagcttctatctccaggccatcagactgctaaacagccatcactaacatagacaaactgctgccaacatacagactcaaatcactggccactttaataaatggatttaataaaggtatcatgagtcactttaaataatgccatttgaataatgtttacatatcttacattactcatctcatatgtatatactgtattttataccatataTTGCATCTTGCCTAGGCCATCgcgcatccatatatttatatgtacatattcttattccatcacCTTACATTTGTGTGTGGAACAGTAGtcattgtgaatttgttagattacatgttagatattactgcactttcggaactataagcacaagcatttcgctacattcgcattaacatttgctaaccatgtgaccaacaaAATTTGATTTGTCCTGTTGTTGGCGAACctttaccccagtctgaggtcctgaatactctcgagcaggttttcatcaaggaaggatctcgctgtactttgattcgttcatctttgcctcgatcctgtctagtctcccagtccctgccgctgaaaaacatccccacagcatgcttcaccgtagggatggtgccaggttcctcCAGAtgagacacttggcattcaggccacatAGTTTAAAAACAATGTTAGGTAAATACCAATTGAAATAGGACATTAAATAAACCGGTTTATAATTGACTTTCAGAATATTATCCATAAACGAATTTACTCTGTATTCATTGAAATAACATTTAAATAGTTTTTGTGCTTTTGATTTTGTTCACTGCATTACCAAATAAATTAGTTGCATTTCCattttatatcaatcagatatgACATTGCTTAGCATATAGGTACAAAACACATATACCAGGTGCCAGAAATGGGATACATTGGCATTATTCAAGAATTTGCATTACCACAATTCATTAACATAATATCAAAAGTCTAATGTATATAATCAATATATTTCatcactgagacagaacataaaACTTATTTTGAGTTATAATTCTGTTGTGTGCAAATAATTGGAAATCAATCACTCAACTACAACAACTATAGCAGGTACAATTTTAATGATTTGTTAAATGTCCAATTAAGGAAGGTACAAATAAGTCATTTTTATGACAGTATCATTCACAGATTTTAATTTCATTGGTTTATACAACATATAAAACTGTTTAATTAaatatgtatatgtatgcataCACTCAACCAGAAAAATAAATTACATTTGTCTCCCTACAAAAAGTGAGTTTTACATACATGGCATGTGAAACCCATAATTAGCACACAACAACCAGAAGGTACTTCCTTGGCACAATAGTTGACCACTCCCTCAGCCCGATAATGGACCATCCCAGTGGTACTGTAAATGCATCACACTAACACATCTCACTGCACTGAGACATGCTTATGACCTCCTTCTGACCTCTGATTTGGATAGACAAGTCCTTGCTAAAGCCAACCTGGGGCAACATGTTCATCCGAGCAGGGACAGTGGTGGTAGACTACAATGGTGGTGCTAGTGGTTGAGGTTTTTTAAACTTGCTTTGCATCCACACTCTGCGCATTACAACTTTCTTCCCTCTGTTCACCTGTAGTCGCCTATCCTCCAGATTCTGAATTTCTTCCAAACCAGCATTGGAAAATAAACTGTGAACTTCATCTGTGGAAAGAGTAACATAATATTACCATCACACATTACCACCACTAAATTATTTGAGATTAGATTTGAAATAATGTCTACACACAATATTCAGAGATACAATATTCCCAGAGACTTTTGAATCAATTTACCTTTTGTGAAAAAATAAACACACGTTCCATCTCCCCTTGAGTAGAAATTCTCTGACAAGCATCGACCTGTTGATCAGAGAAAAGATCTCACTGTCATTATTAACAAATAGCCACTTTAGACAATAaaatgtatccactaccaagtaTGAACTGCCTACCAATTTCAAATGATTATGAGCTGCTGTTTTTCCCCTTTTAATTATATTTAATTCCTCTGTAAAGTGTATACTTTGTGAAAATGCACTTTATCTAAAGTTAAGATTAGAATGGCACCTTTTTTAAACCGTAGTTGTGATAGGTCATATCTGCCATAATCCCGGAAGAGGAGTATCCCTCCGGGTTTCAGGAATTGAGACAACCGGGTCACAACTCCTTGGACTCTGTCAAAGAAATCAATCAAAAGACAAACCAACCAATCAATTCATCTGTTTCCTTCTCAAAACAATGTCTTAATTTGCAAAGGTATGTTACACAAAATTGGGCAGTCGACGCAAAACTTCATAAGGATAGTTAGACACATTTTCAGAGATGTTCATTTTATCATTCCAGAGCAAGGCTTCCCAGGAAAttaacatatacagtacagtataagcTGTAAGGCTTTTGCAAGGGAGAAAAGAGGTAAGAATTTGACGGTACTCTCCTCCCCAATATGTTAGCTGTTCAAATGTACAGTTGCATCTCAGCTAACATACAGTGCACTCAGAAAtgattcagacctcttgactttttccagattttgttacatttcagccgtattctaaaatgtataacaTTGTTTTTTCCCGCTCATAAATCTACATCTTTGTCAATATGGGATATTGTGAGTAGATTTAATtaatctttttatttatttttagaataaggctgtaacgtaacaaaatgtggaaaaggggaagaggtctgaatactttctgaatacactgtatgtgATGTCTGACAGAAAGTTAGTGAGCTAAAAGAGAGCATATTTCAAAATCACACAGTTATACACCCACAGCAAATGCCTGCAGTAGAAGCCTTTTGACGTTGTCTTATTATGTGACTGATAAATACAGTAACAAGCTGCTTCTAATGACTGAAGCGAATCCGCAATCAATGGCCCATTGTAGAGACAATATGCTCCATGATACTCCTGGCACTACACTCAATACTCACTTAGAGCTCAATaacaacctgaaccattagagaTTTTACACAGCAAGAAAATGGCAGGAGGTACTGAGATGAAACCCCAGGACAGTACCAACTTACCTCTACATCAAATATAAAATGAAAAGTGATGGAATACAGGAAAATCTATTGCGGCTTGCTGTGAGAGCTGGCTGGCAGCCAGCCCATATCCATAATTCTAATCAGCTGCAATCTTCAGGGGCCTCAGTATGAAGTGAAATGTCACTGTTTGTTACAAAAAGCAAGAATCCAAGTACCCAGGGCAAACGGATCTGCAGTTAGACTTCATGCCATTTTGAAGTGAATCATAAATAGACTGCAAATAGGCACATACAGTATTGtatgaggggaaagggggatacctcgtcagttgtacaactgaatgcattcaactgatgggtcttctgcatttaacccaacccctctgaatgagagaggtgcggggggctgccttaaatcgTCAGCCACGTCATTGGCGCCAGGGCagtagttgttgttgggggttaactgccttgctcaggggcagaacaacagatttttacattgtcggctcggggattcaatccagcaacctttcggttactaaccCAACACTCCTACCCGCCAGGCTCCCCTATTCTGTGCTACTTTTAAAGGGTTGGGGTTAGCTACATGAACAGCACACCAGAGCTTACGTTCTAAACTGATCTCAGTCAGCAAGCTACTTCACTGGGTATTTTGCTTATTCACTTGCACTTGCCTTATCATACAAAACATTTGCAATTAGCAAATGCATATAATCTGTATAAATAAACCCAGAATGTTCTTGATTCAAAACACACACGGTAGTACAAAATAGCATAACctcagagtgtgagagagggccTGTTTTTGGAGGGTGGAGAGGGTTAGATTAGTAATGACATTCAGACAAAGCATGGGGAGGTGATAAATGAGAGTTGGCGCTCCTGCCTTTGTCTCCTAAACATCACCTACCGCTCAGGGTGAATGGAGGACAGCACGAAGACCAGCAGAATAACATCCAGGCTCAGTGGAGGGAATGGAAAGGAGCCCACCTCGTCACAGACGTCCTGAACAAAGGTGTGACACACAGACTGGTCATAGTCTGGGTGGTCCTACATGGGGAAAAAGAGGGGACTAAGTGGCCTCTGATTCCAAATAGCACAATGATATCAATATGTTAACAATTAAACTCATTCattggttaaatgtagtgcataGTTTAAAACCTACTGTCGAGCTCTTATGATGGCAATTTGGATTTCTTAAAATTCTTGCCCTAATTCACACAAACAAATTGCCCTGAATGTATTGACAAGCTCCTCAAAGACATTAAAATAAGCAAGTTAAGGTTAAATTAaggtcaaattcttatttacaatgacggcccccttgttcagggacacaacgacagattttaccttgtcagctcggggatttgatctagcaacctttcggttactgggcctctaaccacaaggctatcTGCCGTCATAACAAATTCTACAGTTAGTTACGAAACCAATATGGCGCTGCAGTGGATAGGAGCTGTCTTACGGCGCCTGACCAATTCTGCtattttacagtgccttgcgaataattttgcacgcccaatttttcagtttttgatttgttaaaaaagtttgaaatatccaataaatgtcgttccacttcatgattgtgtctcacttgttgttgattcttcacaaaaaaatacagttttatatctttatgtttgaagcctgaaatgtggcaaaaggtcgcaaagttcaagggggccaaatactttcgcaaggcactgtatgtgtttctTAACGCTGATCgtaactttaaaaaaatgtttaaacttATTTCTCCGCCATCATTTCCTATGACCGGAAACagattctggacatcagaacagcgatcactaaccTCGATTTCGAAAGAGAGGCAGGCGAGGCGGCACACTGACCAGACTATGTCTGCGAGCAAAAAGACCGTCATTGCCCTCTGTTCTATTGGCGAacatgcaatcactggagaacaaactggatgagctccgttcgagactatcctattaAAAGGACCTGAAAAACGATAATATTCTATGTTTCtcagagttgtggctgaacgaggacatggataatatacatctcaCTGTTTTTTCTATACATCTAGACCAGATGGCAGACTCGGGTAAGACaaagggaggaggggtgtgtctctttgttaacaacaacTGGTACGCAATCTCTaatgttaaggaagtctcaagttaTTTCCCGCCTTAGTTAGAaaacctcatgataagctgcagaccagaCTATTTACCAATTTATATAATGTTTTTTTTcccatagctgtctatttaccaccacagttcgatgctggcactaagaccaagctgtatagggccataagtaaaaaataaaataaaaatacatctaCTGGCGGCGTTTCTCATGgccagtgattttaatgcagggaaactgaaatcctTTTAACTAAATTTTTTACCcgtgtcacctgtgcaactagaagTGACAAAACTGTAAATCACTTTTACTCCACATACAaaaatgcatacaaggccctccaaaccctccatttggcaaattagACCACAACTatcctcctgcttcctgcttacaagcaaaaactcaaacaggaagtaccggtgacgcactcaatacggaagtggtatgatgaagcagatgctaatcaacaggactgttttgctagcacagactggaatatgttccgggattaatccaataacattgaggagtttaccacatcagccACCAGCTTAATTAATAACCagaaccagaagccatggattacaggcaatatccaCACTGAGCTGAGGCTAGAGCTCCCGCTTTTAAAGAGCGGGACACTGATCCGGAtgtttataagaaatcctgctacaaCTTCCGACGAGCCgtcaggcaaagcgtcaatacaggactaagattgaattctACTACGCTGGCTCTGAGGCTcaacggatgtggcagggctggcaTATTATCAagaattacaaagggaaacccagcagcGAGCTGCCCTATgccgcgagcctaccagacgagctaaatgccttttatgctcgatTCCAGGCAAggaacactgaaccatgcatgagtgcaccagctgttccggacgatctcactctctgtagccaatgtgagtaagacctttaaacaggatAATAATTGCAAGGCCACGGGGCCAGACGGAATACCACAACGCGCACTCAGAGCATGTgttgaccagctggcaagtgtcttcactgacattttcaacctatccctcacccagtctgtaataccaacatgtttcaagcagactaccattgtgcctgtgcccaagaacgccaaggtagcctgcctaaatgactatcatccctgtatatagccagatTATTTTTACTCATTGTTATTTGTTATTCACTGTTTATGTATTCCTCGTGGCATTATTATACATTTTTGTTATcttaaactctgcattgttggaaaagtaCCCATAAGAAAGTTGAAGAAACATGtgacatttttaaatgtattttttatttgacaaACCTACATCGACTATGCATTATGTGAGAATGTAATTATTTTCATAATTAGAAGAAAAAGATCACAAGGCATGTTTAATGTAAGCAATTTTGAATTAAAAACTATTATTCAGTTATTTTCTTACATTTACTGAAAAAACATGACCATTATCAGGTTAAAAGGGGATGAATAATACTCCTGGAAACTGAACCACTCCCCCCTAAAAGAAATAAGCCGTTGTGGCAAGACCTTACACTAAATTACCACTAAAAGGTGCATATAACTGAAGGAACCCGTAAACACACCAGTACTTTACAGTACAGTTCGAAATAATTACATAATTTAACTTATGAGGTGGTTACTTCAAGCCGGCAATAATATTAGCAATGTGAACAAACTAGGTGTTTTCCTAGTATTTCATGAGTAGATACGTAGCATTAATTGAGCAACATCATATTAAGCTCTTAAATAGACTTGGAAAAGATTGCACCCATAAATTGCAAAGCAACTGACAACAGAGAAGGATAAATGTAACAACCTCTAATGAGGGCACACAGTCTGTTCCTAGTAGACTGCTCTAGTCTCAGATTAAAGATAAATGCTCTGCATCTCAAGGACTCTATGCAATAATGTCAAGGACTGCTGGCCATGGCCATTTGATAAAAGACTGTAAATTACAAGAGCATCAAATGTCCACCAGGCCTCAAATCAAGCAAGGTGAGATGCCTAACATTCGGAGTAGAAGAGAAGGATCATGTGAAAAACAAGACAAACAAGTAGCTTGACCGTGATGTAATAACCTGTTTGTCATGATTCAATTTCAACCAGATTTCAACCTGTTTGTAATGATGTTATTTCACCCAGATTTCAACCTGTTTTCAAGGTTTTGTTTGTAAGAATCTCGCGTGTTTGGAAAATTGTATCTAGATCTTAAAGAGAGCTTACCTTGACCAGCTGGACAGCACGGGGGGAAAAGTCACAGCAGTATAAGAATGCCCCTGTGTCTCTATAAGACAGCAACACAGATAGGGAACTTGTCAGCTTGTATTCATAGCATTTTCACCACAAACACAccaatacaaaacaaaaagatacagtgccttcagaaagcattcatactccttgacttattccacattccGTTGTGTTTCaggctgaattcaaaatggaataaatagatcttcacccatctacacaatgCCACTAATGAAAGCGAAAAATagcttttgcaaatgtattgaaaacaaaatacagaaatatctaatttacataagtattcacaccccataGTGTTCACCTATGgggaatcacctttggcagcgattacagctgtgagtctctatgagctttgcacaactggattgtacaatattttcacattattcttgttaaattcttcaagctttgtcaagttgatcattgctaaaacagccattttcaagtcacAAATTCAactttgtaactgttttaaagtcaccattggcctcatggtaaaaaTCCCAGAggagtttccttcctctccagaaataaggaaggaaggacgcctgtatctttgtagttactgggtgcattgatacaccatccaaagtgtaattaataactttaccatgttcaaagggatattcaatgtctgctttttttcttACTCATCTACCAATAGGCGCCCTTCGTTGCAAGGCATTTGAAAACCCCCCTGGtgtttgtagttgaatctgtgtttgaaattcactgctcgactgagggacctagagataattgtatgtgtggggaagGCCTCTCGGGTGGCAcagtcacagtggtctaaggcactgcatcgcaatgctagctgtgccaccagagactctgggtttgagcccaggctctgtcgcagccggccgcgacctggaggtccatggggcgacgcacaattggcccagtgtcgtccgggttagggaaggtttggccggcagggatatccttgtctcatcgcgcactagtgactcttgtggcgggccaggcgcagtgcatgcataacaaaggggttgaataattattgactcAAGGCGTTtcatttaattaatttgtaaaaatgtcaaaaaatataattccactttgacattatggggtattattgtgtgttggcccgtgacacaaaatctaaatgcaatccattttaaattcaggctgtaacacaacaaaacatggaaaaagtcaaggggtgtagaGTAGGGATACAAGTTAAGTGTATAATGACAGGTAGACTTAACTGTATAAGATCTACAGTAGCAATCAGTAAATATTTACTGAACAAAATAGCTCTTAGTCACCCACCCAGCAGGGAGACTGAGGGACGAATACATTGGCTATCAGATAACATGCTTTCCATTTAATTGAAGAGTCATTCATAGGGTTATGCATGCAGTCCAAGGTTAAACACTTCCTACTTGTTACTTTCCTCTCCTAGCCTTGCCAAGTCCTCTGGACAAAATGTTCTATGCAAGATGACATCATGCTTTGGCACAGGTTGTCTGCATAACAAAGTAAATATCAAAACATTTGCCTTCAAGAGAGACAATGTTATTCCAGAatagttttttaaattttaaatcTGCCATTGAACACCACAGGTTCAGTTTGTGATGCCATGCATCAACACATTTGTTTTTGATCTGAGTGTATAACCATTTAAAAGACAAACTGGATCAAATGTATGTATTGATGTTATACTTACTTAATAGAGCTGACAATAGGATACACACTGTTACCAGCCCCACATCCAACCTAtgacaaaaataacattctgtCAAAATAGACGACATTTGACTCAACTACTAGCCAGTGAAATCAACACCAAACTTCTAACCACACAGCATTTGAACTACATAATATTTGAACATATGGGAGGTGAGGAATAAAAGCAAGATGAAAATACCTCGAAGATCCTGAAAGTTGCATGTTCGCCTGGGAAAGAGCTGGTCTGCCTAGCAGCCCCTGCAGTGTCTCTCCCATCTTGATTACAGGACTGCTGGCAATCACTAATCAGTGGATCTATGTGCTGGTGACTGGGTGCATGTTGCCGCTGCTGGcccgtctctttctccctgcctgACACACCAGGCTCTGGGCATGGGGCCCGCAGACCACATGGTCTCTCCTCAGTAGCACTGCTCTCTAGCCCTAAAGGAAGAAGCTCTGGGAACTCCAAGAACAGCCACTTGCGATCTTTAAAGAACTTGTCCTGGTGCGTCTCATAAAAGCTGTCCCAGTATTTACTGGCGTCTATGTCATATTTGCCTTAGTGGGGGATGAAGAACAAAAACAATGGGAATATTAGTTTTCATACAATCAAAATGAAGAACATAATTTTCTAGGAACGTTTAGAGAAGGGCTACCTTGCTCTTCTAACGGAATGCGTAAGCTAGAATTATCGTCTGCCTTTTGTCTGGctttttctttctcttcctcagaCCATTTCACATGGTCCCTAAAACACAATCATGTCAACATGAACATACTGTATGCTTGATCCAAAATACACTGCTGTGCCCTTTGACACAGCATTTTATCAACTTCAGACTTCACATTGAAAGTTGCATTAAATCAAAATAATAGATGTGCAAACGCATACCACATGTTATGCTGGAAGACGTCCTCAGGGTTGGTCAGAATCCTCGCTCCCAAAGGAGCGGGGGGTTGTCCCCCTCTGCTGTTTAGTCTGCAGGGAACCCTGCCCCAAACCATAGCCACTGAGGCTTGGGAGAGGCGTCGTAATCCTCTCATTTAGACTATGGATTGGGAAAACCAGGCAATAAACCAATCAATCCATTTTAATTATGGAATACTTCAAATAGACTGTAAATGGTATTAAACATTACAAATCGGTGGTTCCAGCCCTAAATGCCGATTggctgacagcagtggtgtatCAGACAAAACATGTATCTTcactgttctaattacgttggtaaccagtttataatagcaataaggtacctcgggggtttgtggaatatggccaatataccatggctaagggctgtgttcATGCACTCCGCAATGTGTTGTGCCTAAgagcagcccttagccgtggtatattggccatataccacaccccctcatgccttattgcttaattataccatCTATTCACGAAGCTGTCTGCCGCCTGAAGAGATTTTGCCGATGCTCCCCACAATGTTCTGTCTAAACGCAAATACGTGTAAGCGAGAAATTATTTTTATACAAAATATACACTTATTGTGTGCAGTTTAGGAATGTTGCACCTGGCTGTATTTTGAGAAACACAGGAAATGTGCATTGGAATGGTCCAATGGAAATGCAATCGTAAGGTGAGAGGATGTGTTGTAGCCGAGGCCATGTGTGAAAACAGCCGGGTGCATCTTTGCATTTGAAAGATTCTTTCTCGCTTATTTGAAAGTTAAGTTCCAAAGGTAACCAAAACTATATCACAAGTGAGGCGTATTTTCGTTTAGACACAAAACGTCAGGATTAAACAGAGCGTCAGGATTGTAGTTCACGAGGGAGACAGCTGAGATCAGTACCATCAGCTGAGAACTCAAGGGGGGCTGCCTGTAAACTAGGTATACCCCACTTGGATTATTAAGAGCTACCCAAATTGTACCATCAAATTCTGATTCATCATAATGACAAGTCTaggcaattccacagtaacggAATTGAGctgagactcagatttttcactcAAAATGTACGCCAAgcaaggcctcccgggtggcacagtggtctaaggcactgcatcgtaatgctagctgtgccaccagagactctgggtttgagcaGCTGGAcgtgaccgggaggcccatggggcggcgcacaattggcctagcgtcgtccgggttagggagggtttgactggcagggaaatccttgtctcatcgcgcactagtgactcctgtggcgggccgggcgcagtgcacgctgaccaggtcgctaggtgtacgatgtttcctccgacacattggtgcggctggcttccg of the Oncorhynchus masou masou isolate Uvic2021 chromosome 10, UVic_Omas_1.1, whole genome shotgun sequence genome contains:
- the LOC135547216 gene encoding tRNA N(3)-methylcytidine methyltransferase METTL2-like isoform X1 — its product is MRGLRRLSQASVAMVWGRVPCRLNSRGGQPPAPLGARILTNPEDVFQHNMWDHVKWSEEEKEKARQKADDNSSLRIPLEEQGKYDIDASKYWDSFYETHQDKFFKDRKWLFLEFPELLPLGLESSATEERPCGLRAPCPEPGVSGREKETGQQRQHAPSHQHIDPLISDCQQSCNQDGRDTAGAARQTSSFPGEHATFRIFEVGCGAGNSVYPIVSSIKDTGAFLYCCDFSPRAVQLVKDHPDYDQSVCHTFVQDVCDEVGSFPFPPLSLDVILLVFVLSSIHPERVQGVVTRLSQFLKPGGILLFRDYGRYDLSQLRFKKGRCLSENFYSRGDGTCVYFFTKDEVHSLFSNAGLEEIQNLEDRRLQVNRGKKVVMRRVWMQSKFKKPQPLAPPL
- the LOC135547216 gene encoding tRNA N(3)-methylcytidine methyltransferase METTL2-like isoform X2, with product MRGLRRLSQASVAMVWGRVPCRLNSRGGQPPAPLGARILTNPEDVFQHNMWDHVKWSEEEKEKARQKADDNSSLRIPLEEQGKYDIDASKYWDSFYETHQDKFFKDRKWLFLEFPELLPLGLESSATEERPCGLRAPCPEPGVSGREKETGQQRQHAPSHQHIDPLISDCQQSCNQDGRDTAGAARQTSSFPGEHATFRIFEVGCGAGNSVYPIVSSIKDTGAFLYCCDFSPRAVQLVKDVCDEVGSFPFPPLSLDVILLVFVLSSIHPERVQGVVTRLSQFLKPGGILLFRDYGRYDLSQLRFKKGRCLSENFYSRGDGTCVYFFTKDEVHSLFSNAGLEEIQNLEDRRLQVNRGKKVVMRRVWMQSKFKKPQPLAPPL